TATGCCTTCAAGAACCTCAAATACATAAATACATTAGCAACAAAGAAATGAACATGACAAAACAAACAATAAGCAAACAGATGCATACCATCTATACTCTGATACTGACATCACACAAAGTAACGACCTGTCCAGATTGACTGTCCTTGAAATTGCTCAGGCAGAGGAGAAAACTGCTGATTTCCTGCTGTGAGCTGCTGTGGCTGCAGCTGCTGATCATGATGTGATTTTAAAAGATCATAGTTTTGATAATCTTGCCAACCATTTTGTTTCTCTGCATGAAGAGGCAGAGAATGAACTTGTTTGCCAGGAAAAGGAAAGCTGACATTAGGACTGAAGCCATTATTATTGACTAGCAGAGAATTTGACTGAGAGTAGTTGAGAGGACCATTGGATCCTAATCCTTTGGTTGATGAACGAAAATGATATCCGTCCAACCAACTGTAATCATCCATCATTGGATTCCCACTAATCGAATCTGAAACAGGGGATTCAAGGCCTTGTTTAGGAGGAACGTGACTGAAACCGGGAGGAGGTCCAAGGTGCCTAGTTGGTCGACTGACTGGGGCTTTTCTAGAACCAACTGGCAAAGCTGACGCTTTCACAGCTAAGTTATCAGTAAGAACTCCAGAAGATGCAATAGCATCAACTTTTGATGGTACTACATCCAAGGCTTTTGAGATACCATAAAACACGCCACTGGTATCAGCAGCACCTATAGATTGTTGGTTAGGAATAGGAAGTGAAACATGGTTGGAGAAGCCAATAGCTTCTTGTACACCAGGTTTCATAGCATGCCCATTCTCAAATAACCCAAGACCTTTAAAATTGTTAGCGAGAGAAATTTCCTCCTCTAACCACCTAGATGTCTGCAGCTGAACTGGTTGCATGTGTTGAGGCACCATACCACTACCAGGAACAGATAAAGTTTGATGACCAAGATTCATTAGAGGGTTAGGAGTAGAATTAACATGAAACTTTAAATCCCCTCCAGATGCTTTTAGAGCAGGTTCCAATCCCACATTGGGTGCCCATGATGAAGCAACCACATCAGCTCGTGTCTCAGACACTATAGGCTTAAAAACAATAACCTCATCATCCTCATCTCCTTCCATTTGCTGGTGCTGGTTTGACTGAACAATTTCCATCTCTGATTTGACAGCAGGTTTCTCTTGCACTAACTCTGTTGCATTCCGCATCTCTGAGTAGGTGGGTAGAACAAAATCATCTGCAGTTTGAGGCTCAACACCAATTACAAATTTCTTTGCCTttgaatcaaaatatatcatttttttatcaaccttAACAACATTAGCTAAAGCCTTCCCTGCAGATAAAATCCTTTTGACTCGAGCTTTTCTTTCCTTGTCACCATCACTTCCAATAGAATGCTTCCTTGAAAAATCCAAGATGGTATGTGCAGGAAGAAGTGGAACAAATCCCCTTAGCTCAAAGTCCTCCCACAAAGCATGTCGGTTTTCAGTTTCCCCTTCCTCATACCTGCTCATGTTATTAAAGCAAGTCTCCTCTTCATCATCAATAGACATAGGCCCAACGGAAAGCAGCTTATTCAAGAAGGATACACATCGATTCCAAAACTCTGATCTCAAATTTGCCTGATTTTCGTCCACATCATTGCCAGCAGCAAGATCTGGATAACAAGCTAACCACTCAACAAAAACCAAAATGCCTGGTAAAAGATAACTAGAAGAAGGATCACGCAGCTGTGTGCATCTCTCTATTATGTAACCCATCAATTCAAAAGCAGCAGCAAATGCATTCTGAAGCAGAACAGCACGCTGTACAATTTCTGCATAAGTTTGACCTTCAGATTCCTTGTTCACATTATAAACTGTAAATACTAGAATGCAGACAATTCTGACAATGCCAAGTGCATTTTCGGGAGCATCTGTCCCAAAATTGAGCTCTTCATCTTGCCCAGAAGACAGAAGCTCACGAAGGTCAGTGACTACAGCAGCAAGAACTTCAGCAAAAGTCTCAAGGCTATATTGAGAAACAAGAAGTACAGGTCAGAGAAACATATGAATCAACAGTGAAAATACACAAGAAAGAAAAGGTTAAGAAAATACACCTAGTGCGTGTAAACAAGATCCCATTTAGACGGACAAAGCGAGTGCAGAAGTATATATAAGTTTCCTGTATACTGGATGCGCCTATTTTAGGACTGGCATCAACACCAGCACCCCTTGTTGCAAGTTTTGCTTCCCCTTTTCCTCTTCCTTTACCTGTTACCCGCCCAGAAGATTCCTTAACTGCATGAGCTTTAGCATCACCAGAAAGCTGAGAGTAACTTTGACGATTCTATCATGAATTATAACAACAGCTAGTTAGAATAACTGTCATGTAATGCACCAAAAGGATCACAGACAATAAAAATCAGCACATCCATTCACATATATAACAATAAACAGAATCACGTTCAAGGACTTGTTATTTAAACCCAAAGTGGTCCAGGCCGCAGCATGTTTCTTTAAAGAATTTTATAACACCAAATTCATACAATTATCTGCTTAAAATACATGCACGAACTTCCCATAAGATGAGTACTTATAACATGACTCCACCAACATGTAACCActcttaatatataatatgattcTTTAATGCACTTAATTTACAGCGTTGAACACTAAGAGTAAGAATGTGCGACTCTCATCCTCATAATAATACTTTAGTCTGCAAGCAATAATCATGATAGGATGTGATATCAAGAAGATGAAAGGCTGAATAGCAGCAAGCCAAAACAAAGAATAAAACACAAAGTCCTTAAACAATGACAAGAGCAAACACACGGAAGCATGGCCACATTACCTTGTCAAATGCAACTATCAAGTTTTCTCTTGCAGTTGTGAAGGGACTATCTACAGCCAGACTACGAAAATACCGATATATGGTCACCAGCATATCCCCAGAATATGAAGCCAACAAAGCAAGCTGGAAAACACAGACtcgttaaaatggaatataaaaaCAGTAaacataagtaaaaaaaaaactacaaagcaacaattaaaaatcacaaTGGATGCATGACTGCCAAACACCTGGTGATGGGGGTTCCCACTAGAAGGCCAAAGAGATGCAGCTTGCAAGTAGTAACTAGAAGCTGCTGTGTACTCCCGATTTTTTGAATCACCTTCACCATACATTCCTTTATAACGAGCAAGATCACCCAAGTATATCAGACAACGATGACAAGCTACTAAACCTTTCTTCATCTCAGTAGATTTCTTTCCATCTTTCTCCATGACAATCCGATTCTCTGAATCCTCAAAGTAACCAAGAGGAAGACCATACTTAGCCCTGATCTTTGTAATAAGGTCATGGTAAAATCCAGTTGCTTCTGAAAGGAAAGTCTTAAATTGTAGCCTTATTTTAGTTATCCTGTCCGGTCGTGCAGGGCCTTTCACTCCCTGAGATGAGTTTGCATTTGTAGAAGAAAGAGAAGCAGCACTGAAGTATGCTCTAAACTCCTCAATCCGCTTATAATGCAACTGCCAGAGTGCATATTCAATATTGTGCTGCTCAGAGAAAGCATGATCCTCGAGAATTATTGCTTCATAATTCTCCCGCATCTGTTGCCAAGCATTGGGATCTGATGGAACCCGCGCCTGAGCTGACCTCCGACGCTTATTCTCCAATTCAAGGTTCTGTGTAACAAATAATAATCGTAATATTACAAAACACACCTCTAGTATTCATTTAACCAAAACTCAAGGTTCTAGGTAACAAGTAATAGTAGACCTCTGCTATCTATCTCACCAAAAAGATCTCAAGTAAATCGAtgttaaaaacaagaaaaccatgGAAAACAACAGCAAGTTAAAAATTGTGTTATTTCTTTCATAGTCACTCATTTTCATGTTCATAAAGTCAGCCAAAGAACATAagaattcttaattaaaatatttatttatttaagtctAACAGTGAGGAGCTTGACATCGAAAAACAAATTCCCAGAGTTGCAGTTCAATTCAATGGTTGGTTCCAAAATGTAGACATTTCTTACTTAATgccattttattttacaatggCCTTTTTCCATGGCCAATCTTATCTTGAAAAAGATATTTACCAAGTCAGTAAGTAAGCCAACTTCATAAACTCTAAATCTTAAAATCATTACAAAATATACGAGACAAGGATTAACATTCAACAATTTTGCAAACATTGAAGcttcaaaattgaaaataaaccACAATACCAAGTGCTAATCGATAAAGTTAACCAGATTATACAAAAATCACAGCAATAAACTATTGAAGCAATTTCAATCATTGTATTTGTTCATCAATTTTTACTCAAAGAGAATTGCCAAAAACAAAGGGAAAAGAAGGTAATACCTTTTCATAGAGGCGTTGTGCACGCTCCCTTGATGAAGGAGCAGACATTTTATCCATTTCTATTAACATCATCCATCAATTATTTCTTGACTAAACAGATTGAAATCACATCAATCCTGCAAAAATAAATTCTACAATTATAAATTGCTCACTTCAATGATTCATAGAATAGTTAACAAGTGAACTGATCACAAACTACTGTCGCTTCCATTCaaattaatatcattatatTCATACACTTTTACACAAAAACTGAAAACTGAATTACACACCAATAGaactttaaaaatgaagttTGAATTGAACAAACCACAGACCATATTAAACGAGATACAGCATAAAGTTATAATAGATATAATAGAAACATGCTTCAAACTGAAGCCTCCCAAAGtcaaactcaaaataaaatcccaaaaaaaacaaaaagacttAGACTTCAGAACAAATATTATATCTGATAAAAACaagtaaaacaaaaacttaGGGTATCAAAAACTGAACCCACACAAATAAGCAACACCCATCATAAATCGCAAGCAATCATACAAATCTGTAAAAACCCgataaaaatagcaaaaaattcaaaaggataaaaaaggaataaccataacaacaacaaaaccataTTCGAAAAAGCCTCAGCATCATTCAGACCCCAAAAGCAATTCATGTAACTCAATTTCACAACCTCCAATCACAAGGTTCTTGCAAATTCGAATGACAAAAACTCCGTTTTGTTTCGGgggttaatttaataaaatcgggagaaaaaaaaaagtaaaaatccaAGGCAATACCAGATCTGCAAATCCATCAGGGAGACATCGTACTACAATCAATCAAATCCATGATTTCATAGCAGAAGATAAGTGAAACAACAATCGAAGCTTCcaggacaaaaaaaataatcaattaaacaaaataaatacatcaatcaacaaaaataagaagAGATGATAAAACCTACCCGTGTAGGAAGGATCAATCAGGAGCACGGGGTTGAAATCGAGAGAGGAATGAAGAAGGTCTTCGTTAGGGTTTGGTTTGAGGAAGAAATAGAGAGAGAGTTTGTTGGGGGTCCAAAAAGAGATTGAGATGAGAAAATTCAATTCAACGTGTttgtttctctctttctttctctccctCTATCTCTTAAGGTtgtggtgatttttttttttttttttgtcttgcgGGCGGCGATGCCAACGACGGCGTTTAAATGAACCCCTTTCCCATTCCGCTACTTTCAATTGTTGACCTCTCTTCCAtctactctttcttttcttaGTTGTTTGGGTGTATTGAtgtatttaaagaattttttattttcatgtatgTTTATATGTTGTGAATCTTCTATCTattaaataataagtaaataaaatctGTTAATATTGCGATGTTTAAGATTAAATGCGAAATaagtttatacttttttatctaattaatattttataaaaaaataatttttactctttattttgtgtttatatttcAACTGCTATATCAATATCGTTTTCATAATTTCCCATATTCTCTTAGGTATGTTAGTATTTTACAACAAAACTTCCTTTtaagatttattatatttttaaatgagaaGTAAAACTTCTATTATAAAATGCATGAGTTCactcttattttataataataaaaaaaatattgttgttaatattgttaaaaaataaatatattattaaatttataaaaaaaattcataaaacttaattataaaataaataagttttacaatttaagtatggtttttttattaaaaatagattagTTAGattagaaaagttaaaaaacttaaaatgtaaaataatataataatttatattaataaaaataaaattaatagtaaagTATGTCCACTTAGAGAAATTATCAGTCTGTTACAAAAGATCCTTAATCaacttaaacataatttattttattaattgaccacctataaaaaatcatattatatgtatttaactcttttttttagtttatgtaAACGATATTTTGCGACTTTAtcctttaatgttttttttatacacgtatgcttactttttaaattaaataatgcaatttaaaaatatatataattttaaaagaattatttaaaaattaaaaacaaaatatatgtgttaattattttaagtggGAACGCtaattagttataattataattaaggaGAGTAATcatatgtgttttattaaataaaatatatattttaatttttaaaagatgaaactgtttcataaaaaattacatagttATGTGTCCttattaaaggataaaattattaaacaaaaaaatcataccagaggattttaaaaaatacattcaactttatcttttattaattttagacTCCCACAAAACACTATccactataaataataatagttatcttgattgaaaactataaataaccatattatgtAATTGTAATATGGAATGTGACTAATCATTATTATTTGGACAATAAGAAGGAAGCATAGAAACgggattatttttaaataaaaaaaaaaatagattcagaataaattatttgtatggCATAAGTGAGTGTATGGACTTAGGTGAAACATAAATTACTAAATGTAATATTTTCACATAGTATAGTGACGGGTACCAATACTCAATTAAATGCTTAAAGTCATTTTGATTCTATCGAGAAATTACTATTCAAGGACAAACATACACTCGGTTTGAAAGTAGGAAAATGAAAGCTTATTTTGTACGAAATGAGTGTAGGGGAGGGTTGAGGAAGATATGTTCTGTTTTTGCAGGAGATAAGATTTGCAGTGGAGCACAAATGTTCTATCTGAAATAGACAATAGGACAATATAACTCTTCTACTGCAGGAATGAAACTCAGAGACAGAAAGCATATGTAGGAATGAGGGACAATGTTGCAACATGTTAAACAAGGGTAGACATCCACTAGGAAAATGTCATTATGTACATTATGTCAAGATAACATCATATTGGGACCATAATTTGATGTGACTATGTAATCTTTAGATTAATATGAAGTGACAAGGtctaaaaaattattctattactAAATTTGTCTATCATTATATAACATTTGTGCAATTATAGATTGTTGTAATATTAGACTAATATATTAGTCTCTTCCATAACACTTTGTTAGCATAGTTACCTCTAAAATGTGTAAACCTTATGTAAAGGTACCTTGTAACCTTTTTTGTAGAAAGATTATAGTACTCTTGGtactctattttatttaatttattcatttttttctcataaaaaaatgtaattgtaATGTAATTAATAAACACAAGTATGCACCTTATAAGTTTTTTTCACTAGtatattataagttataattaaaaaacaaattatatattataatttacatagttaataaattaaaacataaaacaaactTTTGGTGGCATTTAAACaacaaataagaatataattaataatacaaaaagactataaattgttataaaacaataaatggtTGATATGGACGATAAAGAGAATCATCAATTCATAACATTATAGCGAATAAAATCATggattaaattttacttaaactaaattcaccaaaattaaaatcttgatttactttttatgtttgtttgtatttaaaaattaaataaattgttttttattgaaatcAATCTAGTTATATTAGTTAAAATTCAagatagaaataattataaattaaaatatttacaatttgagaaatatttaaaatgggaTAAACGAAATCAATGTCACATATTTAGTAAATCAATTACAAATAGTTAAGAAACATAACTCTAAAGACCTAGAGAATAGTATTTTAGAAATGACAGTGGTTTAAAGTGGTGCTGGACAGTGGCGCCCGACACCTAGCCCCTGGAACCCACTGACTTCTAGTGCCTAGCGGTCTAAAAGTGGCGCCCGCCGACACTAAGGCAAGGGGCCTAGCGCCCAATGACATTGTGATGGTGCCTAGTAGTGtatcaaaaacaacaatttgGGGGAAATTGATCTTGTGTACTTGACTAATTAGGCACATTTccctttattgttttttatttcaaatggtTTTAGAGAGTTCAGAAGTGATACCCAATCACTTAAAATCTTGATTtactttttatgtttgtttgtatttaaaaattaaataaattgttttttattgaaatcAATCTAGTTATATTAGTTAAAATTCAagatagaaataattataaattaaaatatttacaatttgagaaatatttaaaatgggaTAAACGAAATCAATGTCACATATTTAGTAAATCAATTACAAATAGTTAAGAAACATAACTCTAAAGACCTAGAGAATAGTATTTTAGAAATGACAGTGGTTTAAAGTGGTGCTGGAAAGTGGCGCCCGACACCTAGCCCCTGGAACCCACTGACTTCTAGTGCCTAGCGGTCTAAAAGTGGCGCCCGCCGACACTAAGGCAAGGGGCCTAGCGCCCAATGACATTGTGATGGTGCCTAGTAGTGtatcaaaaacaacaatttgGGGGAAATTGATCTTGTGTACTTGACTAATTAGGCACATTTccctttattgttttttatttcaaatggtTTTAGAGAGTTCAGAAGTGATACCCAATCACTCAAAACACAAATCCAAACCTTTCCCTAAATCAAGACCAAACATAAATCAAATATCAAACAATTCAACATACAACTCATCAATTCAACAAACCACATCAAACAGTACAATATACAACTCATCATTCAACAAACCACCTCACAATTAACTATTAAGATGATCAATTCAAcagaaaattatcttttcatACCCAAACAACTCTAAGAACACCAAACACTTGGAACTCCACAGGATTCTccatctacacatagaaacatcacaagaatgatcaagacataCAGTTATGATCACTTATCAGCAAAGACTCATATAGAAGATGAAAACCTCACATGCAacagaaacaaaagaagacCAATAAAAATGGATCAAACTTAACTTATGCGAACGAAGAAATCAATCGGTCCAAATTGAAAAGATCGCTACGAGGATCACCCCTATGGTTTTAAATCTTCAATAAGACGAACAACGGAGGAGAACCCTTGGAGAGAAGTTAGGGAACACTAGAAAAATGGTTCCTAAAGAGgtaatgtgttttaaaataatgaatctcatttttaacaattttatttgtactaaaaccttttaatattaaggTTAAATTCTAtctttggtccctattttcgtagcaaaatatcgatttggtctctctatttttttttatctcaatttggtccctattttggaaaGTTTGATGTAATctagtcctttccgttagtggtgcaGTAACAACGTTAAAggaggtgccacgtgtcagttcttggattttttatttttttttaaattaaaaatttgtcacatgtcaagctgacgtcgtgccacgtgtcactattatgctaggtgtcattttctcattctcaatttggtatttgtattttaatttttgtctcaatttagtttcaattttgtaaaaattgtgcaattttgtccctctctaaattgaaacaaaaattattttttatataaatgttatacaaatatttttattaacgaATTTAGCaaccattataattttttattcattatagtgactattttagtaaccaataatttttttattttgtaaatttgtatctaaattggtcactatagtgactaacaacttttaaaattggttgttaataaggcattttcttgtaatgtaaGAAATCATACAAGCCATAAAGAATCATACATAATTAATTGGAAATATATCCAAGAAACTTAAGAGGAATGATATGTAGGATGTTTCATTGTTGAAGTCTTTTGACATTAGTACACAATCTATAAAAGAGGCcttaaaaatttgtatttgttagttttgaaatggtgatttaagtgaggaagggggggggggttgaattggctatttaaaactttttcgaaagcttaaactcttttcaattgaatcaactAGACTGGAAAGTTAGGAGGTAACAATAGCAGACAAGTACACTTTCAAttagtcaaaaaataaaacaacaaactaATTTGTCCTTGAgctatgaaacagtcgattaaaaagacaaatcaatcggctaaaatactgggaaTTTATACAGAATATAAAATTCGTGGATTTAACtcaaataacaatattttacatacaaaacttgttccaatcaatatttctaACTATTATATGGCCTTAGATTACACCAGAAAGcattaaaacacaacaaagaatgGATTACTTGATTTTCTTGAGATTATAAGTGAttcaaagagagtgagatgagggaaaaagaattgcacaattgtttttatactagttcactcaatcacaaagctacatctagtttaccaagacaacctgagcctaatttccactatattcaaaagttttacaaattaaaCACCAAGATTagacttttgaacaaagaaccacacaagatttttgactcacaaaaatctagacaactaccctgcaagaatcacacttacagacTTAAAATCACATTAGGCAAtaaccagaggcacaagaacatttaaacctgatggtggctctccctagccaaccatacatgtgttcttcaagctactcacaagccaaaatgcctccaaaatcaaccaagatcttTAAACTTCACATTGCAACTGTGTATTGCaaagagagagagttttccaatGACAACTTCAAAAACTCATAAACTTAATTCTGCTCTCgaaaacacaacatatatagtctggtttaagtgaagttagttaattgaattttctgtacaGTCAGTTGATCTCACttgatttaagtgaaatcaatcgattgaaaagtaattcaactgactgaatacattcataccagaaactatatactgcaagccttttaacctgttaaaacctattttaacaaattaaaagagacataccaagactaacaagacatctaacctatatcatatagcctaccaacatgatataacactaaaacatttcatttaacatattatttccaGATTTAACATACTAAAAACTTAATCTTTAAGTGGATcctcatcaatcttcatcaaccaCATGTGATCTTCGTGCAAttgactttatcaattctttgcttcaagcttgcttgtgctaacaatattttcaatttttcaaaaagtagGTTGGATCAAAGCTAATGCAAATGGGGCATCATGTGGCTCTCTAAGATTCACAACTTGTGTAGGTTTGTTTAAAGGAAGTAAGGGGAATACATTGGaagttttatgtatttttggGAGTACAAAATTCTTTGTATGTAGAAATGATGGGAGTTGTATTGGCTATTGTACATGCACGAATGGTtagttatataatatatgtatttggTTGAAGAGTGATTCAATGTTGTCATGCCAAACATTTTCTCCTATACAAGTTGTTTCTTAGGCTCTCAAAGGTAGATGAAGAAGGTGTTTGgaattttgtaaacaaattcattttaagtgtttttcatatttaaagagAAGGTAACCATTGTGCGAATAAGTTGACATTTGTGGTTATAGCACGTAAATTGCAATGTAAATGGTATGACTCGATGTCATCTAAGATatgacttaattttttttcacaatagaTATCAACTTCTATGTTTAGGGTTGTTTAgctcttttgtatttttgtttatcatGGGTTTAATTTGGTTTGGTcccatgttttttgttttgtttgttattttcttcttttttaataatatctttCATGTAAAATAATTGATGTGCGTGAACTTAAAGTAAGATGtcaatgaataatatatatatatatatatatatatatatatatatatatatatatatatataatattactatACGAAATGAACATAAATATTGCGAGAGTACACAAAAATCTTTTTATGTGTGATGTTTGGGATACATAtgtgttaatttaaaaatattaatttaagccTCAACGATTTAACTGATATAAATGTGTACGAAGAAATATAATAACTTTATATTGACAATAtttttgttcctgcagagaataaataagatcagttaggcacaagtatcaccttacccatatctgttatctcctcggttggcttCATCCCCTTTGGCATATATCGGCTTGGACcggggaggggttacctgtagggactccgaagcttaagtcagccaaagctctcaaaaagtcaaatcaggtgattaatggagtaatgaatgcatacctttaattcgtggggtccatgtatatttatagattaataaTTATGTCTGACCATTCCATGGGTCGGGCCCTGGCTTGGGCCATAGGTGGGGATGGGCcttagcccaggcccttagtttgATTATTATGGGCTTACTGAATTTTAGGAGTGCTTTGATTTCATCAA
This portion of the Vigna unguiculata cultivar IT97K-499-35 chromosome 6, ASM411807v1, whole genome shotgun sequence genome encodes:
- the LOC114188683 gene encoding protein SMG7, with translation MMLIEMDKMSAPSSRERAQRLYEKNLELENKRRRSAQARVPSDPNAWQQMRENYEAIILEDHAFSEQHNIEYALWQLHYKRIEEFRAYFSAASLSSTNANSSQGVKGPARPDRITKIRLQFKTFLSEATGFYHDLITKIRAKYGLPLGYFEDSENRIVMEKDGKKSTEMKKGLVACHRCLIYLGDLARYKGMYGEGDSKNREYTAASSYYLQAASLWPSSGNPHHQLALLASYSGDMLVTIYRYFRSLAVDSPFTTARENLIVAFDKNRQSYSQLSGDAKAHAVKESSGRVTGKGRGKGEAKLATRGAGVDASPKIGASSIQETYIYFCTRFVRLNGILFTRTSLETFAEVLAAVVTDLRELLSSGQDEELNFGTDAPENALGIVRIVCILVFTVYNVNKESEGQTYAEIVQRAVLLQNAFAAAFELMGYIIERCTQLRDPSSSYLLPGILVFVEWLACYPDLAAGNDVDENQANLRSEFWNRCVSFLNKLLSVGPMSIDDEEETCFNNMSRYEEGETENRHALWEDFELRGFVPLLPAHTILDFSRKHSIGSDGDKERKARVKRILSAGKALANVVKVDKKMIYFDSKAKKFVIGVEPQTADDFVLPTYSEMRNATELVQEKPAVKSEMEIVQSNQHQQMEGDEDDEVIVFKPIVSETRADVVASSWAPNVGLEPALKASGGDLKFHVNSTPNPLMNLGHQTLSVPGSGMVPQHMQPVQLQTSRWLEEEISLANNFKGLGLFENGHAMKPGVQEAIGFSNHVSLPIPNQQSIGAADTSGVFYGISKALDVVPSKVDAIASSGVLTDNLAVKASALPVGSRKAPVSRPTRHLGPPPGFSHVPPKQGLESPVSDSISGNPMMDDYSWLDGYHFRSSTKGLGSNGPLNYSQSNSLLVNNNGFSPNVSFPFPGKQVHSLPLHAEKQNGWQDYQNYDLLKSHHDQQLQPQQLTAGNQQFSPLPEQFQGQSIWTGRYFV